AGGACGGCGGAAAGCACGAAGTACAGCCACGGATTCGGACCCTGCGGATTGAACAGCTCCGCGATCTCCTGCGCCTTGGCGTTGCCGCTGAACTGAGCGATCGCACCGGGAATCACGATCACCGACTGCGCGAAGATGATCGGCATCACGCCCGCCGTGTTGATGCGGAGCGGGATGAAATTCCGCGCGGCTTCACGCTGCCGTCCACGCGCCATCGTGCGCTGCGGGATCTGGATGAGGACGCGACGCGCCGCCACCGTGATCGCCACGACACCGGCCACCACCGCCACCATCAGAATCGCCAACACCACGAGCGAGAGCACATTGAGCGTGCCCGTCGAGATGTAGTTGAACGACTGGAAAATACCCGGCCACATGCGTTCGACGATCGAGAAGAAAATGATCAGCGACGCACCGTTCCCGAGGCCACGTTCCGTGATCTGCTCACCCAACCACATGACGAAAATCGCGCCCGTGGTGAGGAACAGCATCATCTGAACCGTGAACCACGGTCCCGGACGCGAAACCGCGGCCGGGAGCGACGAGGTGAACAGGGCAAATCCGTACGCCTGAATCAGCGCCAGCACGACCGTGAGGTAACGCGTGTACTGCGTCAACTTCTTCCGGCCTTCCTCGTCCTTCTGCATCTTGTCCACGTTCGGCAGCACAGCCCCGGCAATCTGGACGAAGATACTCGACGAGATGTAGGGCATGATGCCGAGCGCGAAGACCGTCGCGCGGGAAAGACCACCACCCACGAACATGTCGTAGAGGCCGAGGAGGCCACCGCCCTGCTGGCGGGTGAAGTAGTCCGTCAGCGCCTGGACATCGATACCGGGAGCCGTGATGTGCGCTCCGATTCGATAGATCACCATACACAGGAACGTGAAGGTGATCTTCTGCCAGAGTTCAGGCGTCCGGTAGATGTTGGAGACGGCTTGCGCCGCCGGATTGGGTTGCTGCGCCATGCGCTGGATTGTCTCCGTCAGCCGTCGATGCGGCCACCGGCCGCTTCGATCTTCGCCTTGGCACCGGCGCTGATCTTCACGCCGCGTACCGTGAACGCACGGGACACTTCACCGTTGTTGAGCAGCTTCGCCGGGCCGTGACCCGAACGAATGAGCCCAGCCGCGACCAGCGTCTCCACCGTCACTTCGTCCCCGGCAACGCCGGTCAGCGAATCGAGGCGAACCACCTGCGCCTCTTCACGGAACGGATTCGTGAAACCGCGCTTCGGAATACGACGCGTGAGCGGCATCTGGCCGCCTTCGAAGTGCGGCTTGCCGCCACCAGGACCGCCATGGCCGGACCGCGCCATGGAGCCCTTGTGACCCTTACCGGACGTCTTGCCCAGACCAGAGCCCGGACCGCGACCCACGCGACGACGGCCGCGATGCGAACCCGGCGCCGGCTGCAGGTTGTGCAGGCCGATCTTCTCGACGCCTTCGGCGCCTGAATTGGAAGCCATGTGTTACTCCTCCACCGCCGTCACCAACACGAGGTGACGAACCTGCTTGAGCTGGCCGCGCAGCGAGGCGGAATCCTGCTGCACGACGCTGGCCTGATGATGACGAAGGCCGAGCGCTTCAAGCGTACGACGCATCCGCCACGAATGGCCGATCGCGCTGCGTACCTGCTTGATATGAAGCTTGCCGGTTCCCGGCGCTTCGAGCTTCGGGGTCTTCGCCGGACCCTTCGACGGATGCCATACAAACGTACGGGGCATTATGCCACCTCCGCGGCGTTAGGCGAGGCGCCAACCACGGCGGCCTTGCGAGCATCATGAGTCTCAGTGCGCGACTTGGCGCGCGAGCGGTAACCGATCGCCGACACGTCGACACCACGTTCCTTGGCGGCCTGTTCGACCGTGATCAGGTGCGTGAGGCCGTCGAGCGCCGCCAGCACCATGTTGTGCGGATTGGTCGAACCCAGCGACTTCGTGAGAATGTCGTGGATACCGGCGCACTCGAGCACGGCGCGCACAGCTCCACCAGCAATCACACCAGCACCCGGCGCGGCGGGCTTCATGAGCACCTTACCGGCGCCATGCTTACCGACCACTTCGTGCGGGATCGTCGAGCCCGTCAGCGGG
This region of Gemmatimonas groenlandica genomic DNA includes:
- the rplO gene encoding 50S ribosomal protein L15 codes for the protein MGLHNLQPAPGSHRGRRRVGRGPGSGLGKTSGKGHKGSMARSGHGGPGGGKPHFEGGQMPLTRRIPKRGFTNPFREEAQVVRLDSLTGVAGDEVTVETLVAAGLIRSGHGPAKLLNNGEVSRAFTVRGVKISAGAKAKIEAAGGRIDG
- the rpmD gene encoding 50S ribosomal protein L30, which encodes MPRTFVWHPSKGPAKTPKLEAPGTGKLHIKQVRSAIGHSWRMRRTLEALGLRHHQASVVQQDSASLRGQLKQVRHLVLVTAVEE
- the secY gene encoding preprotein translocase subunit SecY; protein product: MAQQPNPAAQAVSNIYRTPELWQKITFTFLCMVIYRIGAHITAPGIDVQALTDYFTRQQGGGLLGLYDMFVGGGLSRATVFALGIMPYISSSIFVQIAGAVLPNVDKMQKDEEGRKKLTQYTRYLTVVLALIQAYGFALFTSSLPAAVSRPGPWFTVQMMLFLTTGAIFVMWLGEQITERGLGNGASLIIFFSIVERMWPGIFQSFNYISTGTLNVLSLVVLAILMVAVVAGVVAITVAARRVLIQIPQRTMARGRQREAARNFIPLRINTAGVMPIIFAQSVIVIPGAIAQFSGNAKAQEIAELFNPQGPNPWLYFVLSAVLILLFTYFYTSIIFNPVDLAENLKKQGGFVPGIKPGAKTAEYIEQVVERITLPGAIFLTVIALMPIIIARLINVPFAFGGTSLLIVVGVALDTMAQMQQHLLLRKYDGFMKKGRVRFRGRQATQGF